In Pangasianodon hypophthalmus isolate fPanHyp1 chromosome 13, fPanHyp1.pri, whole genome shotgun sequence, the genomic window TTCATTGCTGTTTGTCTTACGGAAACGTTAGTTACGCTAGCTGTCACGTTCGTCATACTGCTACTGCTTCGCTGTTCCGTTCCGTTTATTACGTTCTTCGCTCTTACGCTTGTTATATcgatacatttattatattaacgATGCTGATTATCACGATGGTTATACTGTTTACTCTataagttactttttttttgctggctGATCATCAAAACCTCTGAATGACTTTGCCTAAAATCTCCATGATGTCCTGCACAACAGATACACTTTTGTAGCGTGTGAGCACACAAACCTGCGCTGTACTGAGACCGTCACTCAGAGTTATTATAAAGCTTCAATAGTGCTTTATAATGCAGTTGTGtagatgatgatgtcactgccAGGACATCATCATGTTTGTAGCGCGAGCCGAACCTGAAGGCTGAGTTCGTTATAGTCTGATGTAGCTGACGTTAATGATGTCGCTTTATCCTCGACAGCGCTCGTCAGAAGTTTGTGAGACGCGCCTGGGAGAAAGCCGAGATCAACCAGAAGTGGGCCGAGAGCAGCTGGGCCAAGAAAATCGAAGCCAGggaaaaggtaaaaaaaaaacaaaaacaaacatagaCTTGAGTAATGTGAGTGAGATTAATTCTAATAAATTATCACAAACTTTTCATCATTTCTTCTGGATTATTTTAACAGAGGGCCAAGATGACCGACTTCGATCGCTACAGGGTCATGAAGGCCAAGAAGATGGTAAGAGAAAGCGTTTAAACCCACACATctgaatttttattcattacaaaCAAGTCTTTGATCTTGTGATCTGTTCAGACTCAGTGACTGTATTACCCATGATGCACTGTGAGCGtatgttattaaatataaagcatAGAGATTGGTGTTAAAGAGCTGGGACTCGGGGACACGTTATGCATCACAGACTTTTCTagtattttttgtaaatcttGAAACAGAAATATGAAGTGATTTACAGCAGCAGCGCTAACTGGTGGTCGCTAGTTTCCATGGCTTGTTAGCGATGTTAGTAGCGTGTCAGATTTAAGCGTATCCTCGAGTATGaggattatttatatttatgcatcGTCCTGTCTGATCTTCTGAGATCTGACCTTCTGCTTCATGTTTTTGTCTCTGCAGAGGAACAAGATCATCAAACACGAGATGAAGAAACTCCAGAAAGCTGCAGCAGCCACAGCAAAGAAGGCTTAAATCGTATTCAATAAACGTGTTTAATGACTTGTTCAGCTCTTCTGCGTGGTTTATTTCTCTCGGTGGTGGGTGTAGAGGTGGAAGTGTCACCTGCTGTGATGATTATCACCTTCTCGCATCATTTCCTGTCCAAGTTTGTCACACGGAGCAGAATTTAAACGTGGTCCATTTCGCTTCACTGCATCGTAAACTCTTTCGCACTTATTAGTTCGGCTGTAGAGTCGGAATCAGAtaaaattgattcttttgattcgtttgctgtttattttattttcttcacataattaataaaaaaaatattgcctgAGGTGTTTGTAGAGCTGAGAGTCCTCGTAAAACTTtcattcactggtcagaaatacagcaatgagggggaaaaaaaccttcAAGTTAGTAAAGGTTACTGAGTTAGAAATCAATTAAATAAGTAACTCGTTGTGTCTCCAGAACaaaaagattttcttttggttttgttCTTCGGTCCAGATCTCcagaacacacagcatttcTGCAGAGCTGCAGCTCTGTGCTTCGGCTCAGTTTAGTGGAACATCTACCCcaaaaaatcaatcaaatcaatAAAAGCTGCCACCCAAAACATGTAGTGAGTCTGAAtcacttcctgcagtgagtCGATTCTGAGTTGAGTCACTTTCTCACTACAGAGACTTCACCTGAATAAAGAGTTCTGTTCTCACGGATTAATCACTGCGTATGAGAAAGAAACGTTTCTAATGAATTTCTGactaatctaatttaatttaatctaatctaatctgacaCGTGCCTCCGGTTAATGTGTGATGCAGCAAAAAAAGACGGcaaacttcatttaaaatgtgtaagtAGGTGAATCAAATGCAAACAttaatgtttcttttgtttgttgctTGTTTGCATTTTTGATTGCAAATAGTCACAAAACCATATCGAGTGTAAGTAGTGACTGAGAACAAAGGACCATTTTTACTTTTGCAGctacatatttaatatactgtTTCTCTAAATTAATATCAAAcgtttaaattttcattttgattcacCCTCGTAACAGAAGTAATGATGTTAtagtataaattattatatagatAATGTATAATTTGTGCTCAGCACTGTATATTCATGTGGAATGGAAAGAATACGCAGTATGTTTTATTAATCACAAAAGCCTTTAAGTACGTTAAAACGGCACatacacacttttacactctGTCTAGATGGTTTTTGTCATAAGGTCATTTCAATGTAATGTTTTATGTATCTacatattgatttattttggtaattTATTAGCTATAGAGCAGCTCGGATGTTTATGATGGTCACCTACAGAGAAGtttaaacagaacagaacttCATCCTCCAGCTTTAGTCATGCATCAGGACGTGAAATTTCCGGAAGCTCACCGtgttctgtaaatatttatgaattctGTTTCTGCCCGTCTTTGGTTTATACAGTCTCTGAGATCAAACCTTAgcgtttacagtttatttacttACCCAGTTTGACTCATGAACCCATTTCAGAAGGAACTATGACAATACAGAGCGTCATTACATCCTGACTCTTACTGCAGAACTTCAGGGAACCGCTTTATTTCAGTTTAGATCCAATCTAACAGCTTCTCCATCAGgaccttaaaaataaataccagCGACTGTGACTTGTTCTGGAGTGTTAGTGATGCTTTTGAGGAAAAAAtccaatgttaaaaaaagacacaaatttcTAACACATAAgtaaagtgtaaatattaaagtaGAGTCTCTTTCTTATCAAGAAAGACTCAATTACTTATCTCATCTTTTCTGGTTAGTTTCTCAATGCAGCGTGTCCCAAAacttaacactttttagcaaaatgtctttcaaagattttcatagtttacattatatatattttttcagatgcctttgacaaaagaagaaagtgttgaaatcattctcatggctgtcacaaggttgcgatggagaTGCAGTGACTTGCGTAACAGCAGACGTGTGAACACGAGTTcgtcatgagtgggagagatgactccgagtgtgtttacaaagaaatggcaaaatcatgtagaggatgtttggGATTAAAGTTACATTCTGGTgataaagtgttcatttccccatTGTGGGGAGATGTTTGGGACATGCAGTAAAACATTTCACTCTGACGCATGGCTGTGGGTTTCAGCTGagctagctgtgtgtgttagggCTGTTGGTGATGTGCTTGTGAAGGTTCCTGGTTCAAGCTCAGGTGCTGAATTCTGTGTCCTTTATCATCATAGCTATTGCTGTAGAGCATAAACTTTGTGTAAACCCTCAAATATCTCTCAGCTGATTTAGCTTAGTGTGTTAGCTGGTGCTCTTGTCATGATTCCTTGAGTCGTCTGTCCTTCATTAATGATTATGATGTTCATTTAGTGTGCTTGTAGAATAATTTGTGAATTATAAGGAAAGGATAAGTAGATCGTAAGCTACCAACTGCTAGTCTGCTCAGCTGGTTAGTACTGCTGCGGGTCCTGTTGTGAAGGTTCCTGGTTTGAATCCTTGAGTTGCCTGTCTCTTATAATCTTTAGATTTTCTACAAAAAGCTATGCCTTATAAGGAAAGGATAAGTAGAGGATAAACTAGCATTAACACCATCCCCTGCTGGTTAGCTCAGTGCATTAGAACCTGTACTGGTGCTGTTGTGAAGGTTCCTGGTTTGAATCCAGCTGTAGGCGATGCAAACCTGCTGAGAAGGTACTAGATACACGCAGTGGGTTTTACTACTTCTTATACTGAAAACTAGTTACATGTCACAGTGATATGAATATAAGGACAGGTCTATAGTAATATAGTAGAGTAGTAATATTGTAGTATGTATAAGTACTATAAGCATATAAAATGTAGCACAGTAAATGTAGtaatgtgattatagtgagatatatatatatatatatagtgcagtGATTGATAATAGtaacattaataatttatagtGTAGTGACATAGGtagtatataatgtgtatatgtgcatgtataaataatgtatgtacacacatattttgcaatataagtaaatatatacatgcatgtgtatatatatatatatatatacacaatacatacatacgcacacacacacacacacatatatatatatatatatacacacaatacatacatacgcgcacacacatgtgtatgtatgtatatatatatatatatatatatatatatatatatatatatatatatatatatatatatatacatacacacacacacacaatacatacgtacacacacacatatatatatatatatatatggggtgTGTATATAAAACTACTATTGTTACAGAGCCCATTTCAGCATAACCCCTGCGTTCACCTCTCCCAGAGCCCCAGGTGGGACAGACCggactttctctttctttctttctctctgccggAGTTTACAGTCCCACCCAAGTCCAACACCTCCAACCCAGAGGGAGCCTCGAACCGTGATTCTATACTGAGACAGGTAGAGACCCATAATCCACTGAGCCATCGGAGCTGACAGGTCTTTCCTCTCTTTTAAGAAGGTTTATCCTTCTCTTTACACCTCCACCTACATATATAGAGCAAGTGAGAGAACATGCAGAATGAGttataaagaaacacacagCTCTTACAGAAACCTCATCTCGTCTAAGCCAGGGCTTGAACCACCACTCACCTGCGGAGACAGGTACAGCCCTTACACACTGAGCCACAAGAGATTGCAGCACTGCGCTGATCTTTTTAAGGGGTTTATCTTTTGCATTACACCTCCACCtatagagagagaaattatttattaacgcACAGTAACGCCTTTAGAGCCAGGGCTTAAACCATAACTCATCTACTCAGGACACTACAGATTTCACACACAGACCACCAGCAAGAACAGCATCTCATCTTTTTGCTTTAAACTACCTGCTGCTGGATTTAATATAAGCAAACGACAGGTCTCAAACCTGTGATGCACAGAAGAGCAGAAGCATGCAGAGACTTAGACCACTGAGCCACCAGGACCATCAAACTCCCGTCCAATTTATCCTGCATTTGTGAGAATGTCATTTACAATGAAAGTTAATAAAAAGCATAACTCCAATGAGCCTGGGTTCAAACCACTCACCCACCCTCATGTTACCCACCCAGGCTGAGGGACAGGAGTGTTTTTTCAAGGCTTTATCCTGTAGATCTCCTACATTAGGTCTTTATAATAATCTCTACAAGAGAGGAACATCATCATACCTGCTTCAAACACTTTAACCAGCACGTTGCATAACCTCTGAGCCACCAGCACTGGTACACAAAAGCTCTTTTCAGCACTTTATCCTtcagtaatattaaaaaaaacgaacaaacaaaacaaaaaaa contains:
- the rpl14 gene encoding 60S ribosomal protein L14 — protein: MVFKRFVEIGRVAYVAFGPHEGKLVAIVDVIDQNRALVDGPCTGVKRQAMPFKCMQLTDYVIKVPHSARQKFVRRAWEKAEINQKWAESSWAKKIEAREKRAKMTDFDRYRVMKAKKMRNKIIKHEMKKLQKAAAATAKKA